One segment of Anastrepha obliqua isolate idAnaObli1 chromosome 3, idAnaObli1_1.0, whole genome shotgun sequence DNA contains the following:
- the LOC129241851 gene encoding bromodomain-containing protein DDB_G0280777, whose amino-acid sequence MAATTRNNPNDENAESGGSGTQANTSNNNNNNSSCNNNNNGDSTSHNQPVMDEMEIKLKRQNLEQRKQELERVLSEKNWLLQQIQKQETQILNGNYEYLNVNEIFAMLTRQYKKENGGSRGSDAGSTAVLRRKTISGGCKENQINHNNSSNNNRQSEISNRSSEYDNYPGGNSSMGESNTTALNAAAVQQHLTKSQSMKKRGTNTPAATSMANYNYLQAQQRQQQLLQQQMLQNQMQYTALMQHQHYHHQQQQLHQHQKHEDQQQQAHQYKQQISPSQSQSYSQSRHYPSDAISLYSVNSASVATLRQQHIAPQQQPIVVQCDRYYLSPTHQSYNGGGFIKSSQNIKKYVSPQVSPTHHGVATTQTLKHSHPFQQDLLIPAAVTAEQKYMHHQQLPLQQQQFLTLQQLQPQILLHQPQHASSRQLDAISLAPSYISVDVESAAAHNPHWRSQSNLPPISPQTPPHKGLAYNQNQITADTKSHSSDMLSSNAYYNTSVALPAASVKSLTKPLDEISISSLNSETQKSKLPKPKQWMESSLDGPVIRQTPTTGGSAAHAQDLFYNTSNSSRPSANKTQIGVSTLGGGGASAGGPRERTKLSSQSMSGAPRHYSMSAASHKHPYSQKLLQDDDGRYAKLSQSTSYLNSRESPSISAAYPLDGSMNSTTIELPAPTTVFKYLPPKPSTVANTASQLTPPPPPRPPPIGEKAIGVVVTGVATMPSALSPNDIRIESPKNITVVKPATFRPYQEETKPFEMSDFYKYSTKFRQKEPSASNAEH is encoded by the coding sequence ATGGCTGCCACTACCAGAAATAATCCTAATGACGAAAATGCAGAGAGCGGGGGGAGTGGTACACAGGCCAACActagcaataacaataacaacaatagtagttgtaataataataacaatggcGACAGTACGAGCCATAACCAACCGGTGATGGACGAGATGGAGATTAAGTTAAAACGCCAAAATCTCGAACAGCGCAAGCAGGAGCTAGAGCGGGTACTCAGTGAAAAGAATTGGCTGCTGCAGCAAATACAAAAGCAAGAGACCCAAATACTGAATGGCAACTACgagtatttgaatgtaaatgaaATATTCGCTATGTTGACACGCCAGTACAAGAAGGAAAACGGCGGAAGTAGAGGCAGCGATGCTGGAAGCACTGCTGTTTTAAGGAGAAAGACTATAAGCGGTGGTTGTAAGGAGAATCAGATCAACCACAACAACAGTAGTAATAACAATCGACAGTCGGAGATTTCAAATCGCTCATCGGAATACGACAATTACCCTGGTGGGAATTCAAGTATGGGTGAATCTAATACGACAGCGCTTAATGCTGCCGCTGTGCAACAACACCTAACCAAGAGTCAATCAATGAAGAAACGAGGCACTAACACACCCGCTGCGACTTCAATGGCCAACTACAACTATTTGCAAGCACAGCAGAGACAGCAACAGCTGCTGCAGCAGCAGATGCTGCAAAATCAAATGCAATATACGGCTTTGATGCAACATCAGCACTATCATCATCAGCAACAACAGTTGCATCAACACCAGAAGCATGAGGATCAGCAACAGCAAGCACATCAGTACAAGCAGCAAATCTCACCATCACAGTCACAATCATATTCACAATCGCGCCACTATCCATCTGATGCAATTTCGTTGTACTCAGTCAATTCAGCGAGTGTCGCTACTTTGCGTCAGCAACATATTGCCCCACAGCAACAACCGATTGTGGTTCAATGCGACCGCTACTATCTATCTCCTACGCATCAGAGCTACAATGGCGGTGGTTTTATCAAGTCcagtcaaaatattaaaaaatatgtttcgcCACAAGTATCGCCGACACATCACGGAGTGGCAACAACACAAACTCTAAAGCATTCACATCCTTTCCAACAAGATTTGCTCATACCAGCCGCAGTTACAGCAGAACAAAAGTATATGCATCACCAGCAACTaccgctacaacaacaacagtttcTGACACTGCAACAACTACAACCTCAGATTTTGCTACATCAGCCGCAGCATGCTTCTAGCAGGCAGTTAGATGCCATCTCCTTGGCGCCTTCTTACATTTCTGTTGACGTAGAGAGCGCAGCAGCGCACAATCCACACTGGCGTTCGCAAAGCAATCTGCCACCCATCTCGCCACAAACACCACCACACAAGGGACTTGCATataatcaaaatcaaattaCGGCGGACACCAAGTCCCATTCAAGTGATATGTTGTCAAGTAATGCGTACTATAATACATCTGTTGCCTTGCCAGCGGCATCTGTGAAGTCCCTGACCAAACCTCTGGACGAAATTTCCATTTCATCGTTGAATAGCGAAACACAAAAGTCGAAACTACCGAAACCCAAACAATGGATGGAGTCGTCTTTAGATGGTCCTGTAATACGTCAGACGCCAACAACGGGCGGAAGTGCTGCGCATGCGCAAGACTTATTCTACAACACATCTAACTCATCAAGGCCGTCagcaaataaaacacaaatcgGTGTCTCCACTTTAGGTGGAGGGGGTGCTAGCGCCGGTGGGCCGCGTGAACGTACAAAACTCTCATCTCAATCAATGTCCGGCGCCCCACGTCATTACTCTATGTCCGCAGCCTCACATAAACACCCATATTCCCAGAAGTTGCTACAGGATGACGACGGACGCTACGCCAAGCTAAGCCAGTCCACATCTTATCTCAATAGCAGAGAGTCACCTTCAATATCGGCTGCATATCCACTGGACGGAAGCATGAACAGCACCACTATCGAACTACCGGCGCCGACAACGGTATTCAAATACTTGCCGCCGAAGCCCAGCACTGTCGCCAACACTGCTTCGCAGTTAACACCGCCACCACCGCCGCGGCCACCACCGATTGGTGAGAAAGCCATCGGTGTTGTAGTTACTGGAGTTGCGACAATGCCAAGTGCTTTATCCCCAAATGATATACGCATTGAATCGCCGAAAAATATAACAGTCGTAAAACCGGCTACCTTCCGCCCATATCAAGAGGAGACCAAACCGTTTGAAATGTCTGACTTTTATAAATATTCCACAAAGTTTAGGCAGAAAGAGCCATCTGCTTCAAATGCAGAACATTAG